CTGCTCCTCATCGCCTACATTGGCAGCTACATGGCAGCCCTGCGGCGAACCGTACAGGACCGAAATACGCGACTGCAGGAAGTCAATATCCATCTAGAGCAGGCCCTGGAGGAATTGCACGATCTCGCCACCCGAGATCACCTGACACGCTTGCCAAACCGGCGATCTGCCCTGGAGCGTTTGACCAAGGAAACGACTTCCAATAAGACGGCGCTCCCCAACGACAGCGTGATCTGCGTCGGCCTGATGGACATTGACCACTTCAAGCGGGTCAATGACACTTACGGGCATCATGTTGGCGACCGAGTGTTGTGTGCAGTGGCCAATGCGCTGCAGGAAACGGTACGGCAAGACGATTTCGTGGGCCGTTATGGCGGTGAGGAATTTCTCCTCATCTTCACTGCACCGACGACAGCCGCAGCGCATAGGGCTGCAGAACGTGTCCGACAGGCGGTGTCCATGCTCCAGATAGAGGGCTTGCCCCCAGAATATCGCGTCACGGCCTCGCTTGGTCTGACCTTCTATCAGACCGGCGAAACCCTAGAAGCCAACCTCGAGCGCACGGATACAGCACTCTACGAAGCCAAGCAGCAAGGACGGAACTGTACGGTTGTTAGCGGCTCTTTTTGACCATTCCAGAAGAGCGCCGCCTGCATCACAGCAACGTACCATGGCCCAAGTTGGGTGTGTCAACGTCGTTTCTGACAAGTGGTTGGGG
This sequence is a window from Deinococcus humi. Protein-coding genes within it:
- a CDS encoding GGDEF domain-containing protein; this encodes MPLVHYLVGITVVCGTFVLLILTNVNLHFRDPSMTAAQVILTMWPAGYVMFHVSEPQARVPFLLMGAVGVLFGMFALDFRRMLLVCGGVLVSYVTVVVALVIWAPARVDLRIEVVSAFAFAVVLLLIAYIGSYMAALRRTVQDRNTRLQEVNIHLEQALEELHDLATRDHLTRLPNRRSALERLTKETTSNKTALPNDSVICVGLMDIDHFKRVNDTYGHHVGDRVLCAVANALQETVRQDDFVGRYGGEEFLLIFTAPTTAAAHRAAERVRQAVSMLQIEGLPPEYRVTASLGLTFYQTGETLEANLERTDTALYEAKQQGRNCTVVSGSF